The Astyanax mexicanus isolate ESR-SI-001 chromosome 7, AstMex3_surface, whole genome shotgun sequence genome has a window encoding:
- the srgn gene encoding serglycin produces MRFYQRIAFVLLLVYLFEDNVLGAPAQGRYNWVTCKPDSKNANCIQKQGPLIDISGASQRLPPSATKDIVPVERDEDTPETETEEQSGESSGDLDLAEKKQDWMDDGPVKMVRQVEDPFLEEASGEVDIENFVFPERKEPKLSPEDLKEDNNRGLQSAVCF; encoded by the exons ATGAGATTTTACCAGAGAATAGCATTCGTCTTGCTCCTCGTATACCTCTTTGAGGATAATGTACTCG GAGCGCCAGCACAAGGCAGGTACAACTGGGTGACATGCAAGCCTGATAGCAAAAATGCAAACTGTATCCAGAAACAGGGCCCCTTGATTGACATTTCAGGGGCCAGTCAGCGACTTCCCCCAAGTGCCACAAAAGACAT TGTTCCAGTAGAGCGCGATGAGGACACCCCTGAGACAGAAACAGAAGAGCAGTCTGGAGAAAGCTCTGGTGACCTGGACCTGGCTGAGAAGAAGCAGGATTGGATGGATGACGGTCCAGTTAAGATGGTTCGACAGGTAGAGGATCCCTTCCTGGAGGAGGCCAGCGGTGAGGTTGATATTGAAAACTTCGTATTTCCTGAGCGAAAGGAACCAAAGCTGTCTCCAGAGGATTTGAAAGAAGATAATAATAGAGGGCTGCAGTCTGCAGTGTGTTTTTGA